A genomic window from Wolbachia pipientis includes:
- a CDS encoding Rpn family recombination-promoting nuclease/putative transposase, with the protein MALSKFLDPKNDISFKRIFGTEKNKDILIHFLNDILGFTGKSTIKDIEFLSTIQDPDIASKKQSIVDVLCRDKNGLQVIVEMQVAKTKGFEKRAQYYAAKAYSRQADKGDQYHDLKEIIFIAIADCVLFPNKPEYKSKHTIRDEDTNEHDLKDFYFIFIELPKFPKTKEDQLENIVEKWAYFFRYAEETSEEKLEKIIGSDFIIKKAYEELNRFNWSEKEFIAYEQEIKRILDEQAVLAQKLDDAAAKGREEGREEGIQIGHEKGREEGRKEEKIEVAKNLLKAGVSVDLIAESTGLPQAKIKQLQKEIA; encoded by the coding sequence ATGGCTTTATCTAAATTCCTTGATCCAAAAAATGATATATCGTTCAAGCGCATCTTTGGTACTGAAAAGAATAAAGACATCCTCATTCACTTCCTTAATGATATCCTCGGCTTCACTGGCAAAAGTACAATAAAGGATATAGAGTTCTTAAGTACTATTCAAGACCCTGATATTGCTTCTAAAAAACAAAGCATTGTTGATGTTCTTTGTAGAGATAAAAATGGGCTGCAAGTGATAGTTGAAATGCAGGTCGCTAAAACCAAAGGCTTCGAAAAACGTGCCCAATACTATGCTGCTAAAGCCTATTCAAGACAAGCTGATAAGGGTGATCAATATCACGACCTTAAAGAAATTATCTTTATTGCTATAGCAGATTGTGTCCTATTTCCAAATAAGCCTGAGTATAAATCAAAGCATACTATTCGGGATGAAGATACTAATGAGCATGATTTAAAAGATTTTTACTTCATATTTATTGAATTGCCAAAATTTCCAAAAACTAAGGAAGATCAGTTGGAGAATATAGTTGAAAAGTGGGCCTATTTCTTTAGGTATGCAGAGGAAACCAGTGAAGAGAAGCTGGAAAAAATAATAGGGAGTGATTTTATAATCAAAAAAGCCTATGAAGAGCTAAATAGATTTAACTGGTCAGAGAAAGAATTTATTGCCTACGAACAGGAAATAAAACGTATTCTTGATGAACAGGCTGTCCTCGCTCAAAAACTTGATGATGCTGCTGCAAAAGGTAGGGAAGAAGGTAGAGAAGAAGGTATCCAAATCGGCCATGAAAAAGGCAGAGAAGAGGGTCGAAAAGAAGAAAAAATTGAAGTCGCAAAAAACCTACTTAAAGCTGGTGTATCTGTCGATTTAATAGCTGAATCTACTGGTCTCCCTCAAGCTAAAATTAAACAACTTCAGAAGGAAATAGCCTGA